Part of the Xiphophorus couchianus chromosome 2, X_couchianus-1.0, whole genome shotgun sequence genome, TCAACATGCCTGAAGGATTTTTTCCAACCATCACTGTTCATGCCGAAGGTTTCATTTacagcacactgcaaaaacacacaaattctTACCAAATACTTTCTGTATAActtctagtggaaatatcttagtacacttaaaatatgtcaaaactaactttaaagttagataaaggagcttgttttaattcagtaattcttgaatattgattaaaagTACTAATtacactgacagattatttcactcataaaaataatgtcttgttcaagtgaaaaaaatctagtacatttttacaatattcaagaattgtttacttaaaacaaactcatatcttgcagaaaagttactcttaagttagttttgttgtattttatgtgtactaagatatttgaactagaaactagataaaaatacttggtaagatcatatgtttttgcagtgcaaaaaCAGATGTTTGGTCAGCCGAAGATTGTCATACCTCCTgttgaaaaaactgaaaagtgggGATTACTGAACAAAGCCAGTCTAGCACCCTCCAAAGGTCAGCTGACGATGAAAAAGTCAGAGTAAAAAACTCAAATCGAtctgttttagatttatttttggattatgACAGACACATTGTTGGTTGCAGTTTCAGGCAGGATGTGTTTCGATTCCTGCCTTGGAGCCCCCGTTGCATCCGGCTTTGTATCGAACCAAAGACCCGTTCTATCTTACCAGCCCAGTTTGGACCTTGTTGACAACCCTCACTTTGGGTAAGTGTCAGGGCAGGTAAGAACTGTCCGCCACAGCGTCAGCTTTCACTGTCCAGTGTCATCACTGTCCACTGGGAGACACTCAGGCAGAGATGTGAGTCAGGCATGGGTGAAAGCAAGCTATTTCTCACTCTTGCTCTGACCAAGTGACATAATAGTTCTGCTCTgactttttctttgaaaaacttATCCAAAATAGAAAACCAATACCAATccaaatcaatttttatttaaaaatatatttcattgctTCACTGTGTATTATTCATTTCCTGGCTCTGTTTGCACACTGTGATGTGTATGATTGTGTTTGGTAAAGTCAAATACCAGTTTCGATGTAGATGTCTATGGATATTTTTAAGCACTGTGCTTTGAATGTCATACAATTTCATCGCTAGTGTTTCAGCCCTTCTCAGTCTTACAGAAACTAATATTTTTCTACCCTTTGCTTGTGAAACTATTTACTGAAGTGCTGGGCCATGACACCATGGTAAGCTAGAACATTAGAAAAAATCCAGTAAATTTGTTGTTTCGTTCTAAGtttcccaaaatgttttttttaaacagccaTTACTTCTAATGTGATTCTTGAGAcgcaattgtgttttttcttttttttctgtctccagaGTGTGGTTAGCCGACAATTTCGTAACTCAAAACATGTGGTACTACCAGCGTCCCACCTACTCTGATGGCTCCATGGCTTTGCCAAGACTCCTTAACAAACCCATGACCAGCGGCTTCCATCAAGTGAGCTCTGTTTGCCACACAGAGCCTGTTGTGGAAAAGGTACTAGAGGTTTTCCTTTACATTATCCTTACAATTCAACAGCATGAGCATGAGCTGTCTATCTTCTGCCTTTCTTCAGACAGAGTACCAAAGAGTGTTTGTGCCCCGTCGCTTACCACCAGGTACAAGCTTAGGTTGTGGCTGCAGACAGATGATAAGATGAGACATGACAGAGACACTAAAACTAATTTCCTTGTTTCTCACAGTTTCTCGCCACATGAATATGGGTCCAAAATTGGAGACTGGATGCACTGAAGGAGAAGACCTACAGTTCATCACCTTTCGGGACAAAAAATATGCCACTGTGAGTATTACTTAATAGCAAGCAATCATATTAACATGATGAAAGTATTCATgttctcaaaatatttaattgggattttatgtgttaaaaattATCCATAGCTTTGATGATGTTTAAATCATCAAAGCTATGATGATTTAAAAAGCTATGCTTTGAGGTAGAAAGTCATCCATAGCTTTGAGGTATAAGAGAAGGGATCTTGCATGATGCATgcgtttacaaataaaacagtgaaatgtATGGCACTCATTTCAAGCCTCTGGATCAATACTTTGTGGAATCACCTTTTGCTGCAGATACATTCTCTAACAGTCTCTAACAAGCCTCTGAGGCCTAGAATAGAGAATAAATTACACCCAGGTGGACTATATCAGCTACgttaatttgatgttttgaagTGAGGGTGGCTTAATTCAtatacatgccacacttttcatatttctatttgtaaagCATTTAGCCaatatttcacagtttaaaCTACTGTCTGTaggtctgttacataaaatctccccaaaatacatttcagattaTGAATATagtgcaatatatatatacactgctcaaaaaaataaagggaacacttaaacaacacaatataactccaagtaaatcaaacttctgtgaaatcaaactgtccacttaggaagcaacactgattgacaatcaatttcacctgctgttgtgcaaatggaactttgtacagaacaaagtattcaatgagaatatttctttcattcagatctaggatgtgttatttgagtgttccctttatttttttgagcagtttatatatatattcattgtTTCACAAGCAgatgctttcttgttttttcctcaCCTGACATC contains:
- the saxo4 gene encoding protein phosphatase 1 regulatory subunit 32 isoform X1: MGDRCSVNMPEGFFPTITVHAEVQKQMFGQPKIVIPPVEKTEKWGLLNKASLAPSKVSGRMCFDSCLGAPVASGFVSNQRPVLSYQPSLDLVDNPHFGVWLADNFVTQNMWYYQRPTYSDGSMALPRLLNKPMTSGFHQVSSVCHTEPVVEKTEYQRVFVPRRLPPVSRHMNMGPKLETGCTEGEDLQFITFRDKKYATVDPRLTSSTVMMKDYLSPTFKQGNECLPGICSCSCRETGYTRGANALLVDPRLHLPSLELKCRIPLVKATGNREPSGFCLNMPNEIFSKEPFDPLHFTTHYNNNFLYGHQKDRNTFYTSSIVNASQTKNNGYNKRNTDRFILKH
- the saxo4 gene encoding protein phosphatase 1 regulatory subunit 32 isoform X2, giving the protein MPEGFFPTITVHAEVQKQMFGQPKIVIPPVEKTEKWGLLNKASLAPSKVSGRMCFDSCLGAPVASGFVSNQRPVLSYQPSLDLVDNPHFGVWLADNFVTQNMWYYQRPTYSDGSMALPRLLNKPMTSGFHQVSSVCHTEPVVEKTEYQRVFVPRRLPPVSRHMNMGPKLETGCTEGEDLQFITFRDKKYATVDPRLTSSTVMMKDYLSPTFKQGNECLPGICSCSCRETGYTRGANALLVDPRLHLPSLELKCRIPLVKATGNREPSGFCLNMPNEIFSKEPFDPLHFTTHYNNNFLYGHQKDRNTFYTSSIVNASQTKNNGYNKRNTDRFILKH